Genomic DNA from Leptospira venezuelensis:
TGATTCCTTCTTCGATCTACTATACTCTGCAAAGAGTGATACGATTGTGATTTATTCTTCTCATCTTTCCGAGAGATTTTTCGACCTGAAAACAGGATTTGCAGGAGAGATCTTTCAGAAGATCACAAATTATCAAAAACGATTTATAATCATTGGTGATTATTCGAATATTTCCTCCAAAAGTTTTAAAGATTTAATTTACGAAAGTAACAAAAACGGCAAAGTGATATTTGCGGAGACTTTAGAAGAAGCGATCCGCATGCTTAAATAAATCCCACCTAACATAATAACAACGTAATTTGATTTGCAATTTTAATGATATCGGAGAAAATCCGAGACCTTCACGATGCAATGCAATACTTCTTTCTGGGACAATTGGACATTTGAGAGCCTGTTCGATCTATATTCCAAGGGGCCTGATTTTTCGAATTCGAAAATATTAAAAATCAATAAAGAAACAAATTCATATGATTGGACAGAGATCTGCACTGCTTGTGTCCAGATAGAAAGCCTGTTTCATTTGATTAATGAACTTGTTCTAAGGGAAAAAATATTCTATGACCATAAGTTTTCCGCAGGTTGGAATTCCTTTGAAAGTCTGGATTCCTTGGATGGAAGTTTGCTCATTTCGGTGGATATTCCCACCTATAATCCCGAAGTTGCCGATTCCAGAAACAAAGCTCTTGAATTATTATGTGTTACCGATCTGATGAAAAAACATCAGGAAGAAAATTTAGAAGGATATAGAAAGAATAAACAATCTCCTCATGAGTATTTCAGTCAAGTAGTCTGGGGAGCTGCAGGGAATCTGGGACGCAGTTCTTTCCTAGGAGCGCATTACGTAGCTCATCCAATTCGTGCTTCCTTATTAGAACAAGTCCCTTTCTTCGAACCTCATACTGATATAAATTCGGAAATAAAAGAATGGATCGATAACGAAAGGATGAAGATGTTCACAAGTTTAACTCCTGTGGGAAAGATGAATAATTTCCAGTTAGTTCTTCCACCTATAGTCGCTGAAGTGATCGAATCTGCTTCTAAATTTTCGGAGATCATTCCTTCTGAAATGGAGACAAGGGAAAAATATAAAAAGATCAGAGAATGGATCGGAGAATATCAAACAGCGATAGAGCGTGAAAATCCGGCTTCACTTTCTAAGTTTAGGAAAACCCTGGATTCAGTTGCGCAAGATTTGGAAAAAATGAGAAAAGGAACAGACCTGGGAAATACTAAAGTGGGACTTTCATTTATCAGTTTAGATTTTCCAATACCAAAAATGCCCGATTATAGGAAGTATTGGGGGATCAGAGGTGCTTTAAATAAACTTTCCCTTAGTCGAAAAGGAGATAAGTCGCTTACTAAACTTTTAGATTGGTTGGATTGTCCGAAGGGAATTGAGTCTGAAAAAATCAGAGAATATTTTCGTGTCTAAGTAGCAGGACCCGAAGGCGGAGAGATTACTCTCCGTCCTCGAGTAGATTGTTCAAACTATCAAGTAGAACATCTACTTCTACTCCATAGCCCATACAAACTTGCTCGATAGTTTCAAGTTCGTTGATGGAACAATGAGAGCATCCGCCCAAATGATAGCTTGAGAATACCAATCCTGCTTCAGGATGAAGACCGATCGCTTCGCCTACTGTCATTTCTTTAAAAAATCTTGGCTTGACCGCTTCCGACATGGGGAAAATCTCCTAAGTACTGGTTTAAGTTCCAGTATATAGACTCCCTAGGCCAAAGTCAATTCCATGTTTTTTCAAGAAACCGGCAAATTCTATATTCGTATCGAGGAAAGGTTCGAATCTTCTCATTATCTCTATAAATACTTCCCTGATGGTTCGGATGAGCCTATCCACGGCCATTCCTTTAAGGTAGAAGTTTATCTTTCCGGTCAAAAGAATATTGGAGAAGACGGGATCAGTTTCGACTTTTTGACCTCTAAACGTAAGCTTAAAGAGTTAGTAGCTGAGTTAGACCATATTCTGATCAACGACCATGTTGATTTTAAGAAGACAAATCCGACTTCTGAAAATATGGCCCGCTGGTTTTACCATGGCTTAAAGAACAGTGTGTCTGAGGCAAAAGGTAAAGTAGATCGTATCGTGATTCACGAAGGTCCGGAAAACTTGGCTTACTATGAGCCGAAGTAAGATTCCCGCGTTTATTCTTAAATTTTTCGCACGGAGGCCACAGAGATCACTGAGGCGGGTAATGTTGGATTTCTACCTCTTGCCCAAATCGTTTTTTTCTCTCTGTGCGCTCGGTGAGCTCTGTGCGAAACTTTTTATACTTTACCGTACGTAAAAAGAAAAACTAGATTCGCCACCGCATAAGAGATCGTGAAATAAAAACCGACACGTAATGGCCTTGGAAGTTTCATTACTCCGCAAAGAACGAAGTGGACCGCCAAAAAACAAAGTGCCAAAGTGTTGGTCCACAGGACTGCCTTCACTGGTTCCGAGTCTGCTCCGTATAAAAGAAGAAGGACTGTAGGCAATAGTCCCAGAAAACTCATGAACCCGCCTGTTGCGATCCAAAGCATTAGGATCATTCTGGACTGCCTTTCATCAGGGTGCTGGAATACTGAGATTGCACCCCCAACTACTAGCTGGTGTAGAAAACCGTGGAATGCGTAGACCAAACTTACGCATAAAAATAGGATTGTAGGCAGGTTGAGATGATTCAGGTCTGACAACTGGAAAACTCCGGACTTCTTATCGACTCACAAATCTTACGGAAAGGCTTTCACTTCACAACTAATTTACTGTTGACCTTCGATTGAAAAAAACGAGGATAACAGGCCGGACATGAATCAAACCCTTTGGACTCCCAGTCCCGAACTCATTCAAAACTCAAGACTTACAGAATTCCAAAATTTTGCCGAACAAAAGATCGGTAAAAAATTCCTGAACTATTCAGAGTTACATTCCTGGTCTGCGGAATTCCCTGAAAAATTTTGGGGACTGATTTGGGAATTTGCTCCAGTTATCCATTCCAAAACTTACTATGAAGTCATTCGACCCGGGAATACTTTTAGAGAGGCTCAATTCTTTCCGGGAGCAAAACTGAACTTCGCCCAAAACTTACTTAGGAAAAAAGACGATACAATTGCTCTATTTTACAGAGGAGAAAGTGGAGCGGAGAAGAGTCAGACCTATTCTGAACTGTATAAAAAGGTCGGAGCACTCTCTGCCTATTTTAGATCGGAAGGTGTTGTGCCTGGAGATAGGATTGCGGGTCTCATGCCAAATGTCCCGGATACAGTCTTAGCGATGTTAGCCGCTACGAGTATAGGAGCTGTCTGGACATCTTGCTCTCCTGATTTTGGGGTCAAAGGAGTTTTAGATCGATTCGGCCAGATCAAACCTAAAATACTGATCACCACAGATCGATACGAATTTAAAGGTAAGTCACTTCCGCTTGCTGCGATTGTGCAAGAGATCTCTTCTCAACTTCCTGATCTGAAAAAGATTTTAGTTTCAGAATATCCTAGCTTGGGATCTAAAGATCAGAAAAGTGTAACGGACGGATTTCCGAAAAACGCTATTTCATTAGAAGAATCTTATAAATCTTTTTTGGGACAGGAACCTGAATTTTACCAAACATCTTTCAATCATCCTGTTTATATCATGTATTCTTCCGGAACAACTGGACTTCCTAAATGTATGGTCCAAGGCTCCGGAGTTTTCTTAAATCACTGGAAAGAACTTGCGCTACATACAGATCTGAGAGAAGGAGATGGGATCTTCTATTATACCACTTGCGGATGGATGATGTGGAATTGGCTAGTAAGTTCTCTTTCAATTGGAGCAACTGTACATCTATTCGATGGAAATCCATTTTATCCTGATCCTGGAGTGTTGTTCCGTTTTGTTTCAGATAGAAAGGTGAAAGTATTCGGAGTAGGAGCTAAATATATTCTTAGCTTAGAGAAGGAAAAATACAGGCCTAACGTCGATCTTTCTTCCGTGAAGGCAGTTCTTTCCACCGGATCTCCATTACCAGGATACGGATTCGATTATGTTTATGAATCTTGGAAGAAGGACCTAAGGCTTTCTTCTATTTCCGGAGGAACTGACCTGAATGGATGTTTTGCATTAGGAAATCCTAATTTACCTGTGCATTCCGGCGAATTACAATCTTTAGGGCTTGGAATGGCAGTCAAAATTTTTGATGACTCTGGAAAACCTGTCCAAGGACAAAAAGGAGAACTGGTCTGTACAAAACCATTTCCTTCAATGCCCTTAGAATTTTGGAATGATCCGGATGGGATAAAATATCTGGGCGCTTATTTTGATACGTATCCTAATATCTGGAGGCATGGTGACTTTGCGGAAATTCTTCCGAACGGTGGAATGGTAGTGTATGGAAGATCTGATGCAACCTTGAATCCAGGTGGAGTTCGTATCGGCACTGCTGATTTATATAGCTTACTTGAAACTATTTCTGAAATTGCAGATTCTGTCGTGATCGGCCAAGAATGGAAGGATGATGTAAGAGTGATCCTTTTCTTAAAGATGTCGCCAGGTGTATCCTTAGATCCCATATTTGAATCAAAGATAAAAAAAGAAATCAAAGAGAAGGTTTCTCCTCGTCATGTTCCATCTAAGATCATCCAAGTCGCGGATATCCCTTATACTCGAAATATGAAAAAAGTAGAGATAGCAGTTAAGAAGACTGTCCAAGGAGAAGTTGTCACAAATCAAGATGCATTGATCAATCCAGAATCATTAGAATATTATAAAAATATCCCTCAGTTACAAACTGATTGATTGTAACGCTGGATTTTTAACTCTTGCGGACCTTCTTCGTCTCTTTTCAAGTATAGAAGTTTCGATTATTCGAACCTTCTACCTTTCTGAAAAAGAAGTCTCTATAATGAGATCCGTATTTTCCCAGAGATATTCTGTTTCAATGGGAGAAGCTAAGTATTGAGCAGAGTTTTGTAAATTGGAGTAATTATCTTCTGATTCCTTAAAACTACGAATATAAAAAGTAGCAAGTCCTGCTAATCCTAAAAGTAAAACAGCTGCAATTGCTGCCTGCCAGGCAAACATTTTGTTAATTGCCTTTTGGGTTTCCGCCTTTGCGATTACCTTGCCTGCGATCTTTTTCGCAAGATCAGTATCATTGAGTAAAGATCCGAGTTTTTGTTCTATTTCGGAATCGATATGTTTTTCTTTCATTTCTCTTCTTTCCCTTTCCGATTCGAATTTGCAAATCTAGACAACCATTCTTTTGCTCTTGAGATCCTTGATTTGACTGTTCCTTCGGAGATATCCAATTTTTTGGCGATCGATTCCATTTTTTCACCGCCCAACCTAAGTATCATAGTTTCTTTATATGGAGAAGGCAAGAGATTAATTTGAGATTCCATCCATTTGCGTTTATCCGGGTCTGGCTCGATCGCGGCTAAATCTTGAGGTTCTTTTTTTTCAAAAATTTTTACCTCTGCCTGTAGTTTTGAATATGCTATACCTTCTCGATTCCATTTTCGGATCGCTCTTCTGCATTCATTCCTGGCCGCGACATACAACCAACGATTTGCGTCCTGAGGCTCTAATGAAGGTTTGTTTTTGAATTTAAGATAATATCTTAAATATGTGTCTTGTACCAGGTCCTCAATTAAAGAAGCCATCCCTGGCATAATATGCCTACGGATTGACTTGAGGACAGTCTCCTTGCTGGATTCTATGATCCGGATTAATTCTGGTTCCGTCATTCTTATTTATAGTCCGGTCCAAAACTTAAGTCTCTGATAAGTATTTGGTCTCGGGCTTCAAGAACCTGGCCATTCATGGACAGGTTCTTACAGTCTCTGTCTCCTGGTGGAGGAGGTGGACCATGATGATGAGGAGGAAAGTCCCTTCTCTCTTTCAGTCTATTTAATCTTTCTTTATGTAGTTGGTTCAGTTTTTGTTTTTGTTCCGGATTCAGGATGGATTCGAATTCCAATCTTCCTTGTATATGCAGAAATCTTAATTCTAGTTGTATATCGCTGATCTCTTTAAGTTTTGATTTTACTGCGACCAGATCTACTTTTGGTGATTCTAATAGTTTGCGTAAGGACTCATGAAGAGCAGGCAGCTTTTCTCCCATGCTTCGGCTGATGATCAGTCTTTTATCCTTTGCAATTTTTGCTTTTTCGATCTGCTCAGGAGTTAAGGAAAGTTCCTTGGAGAATCGTTCAAAATTTTTATCTTCTCTTTCTTTTGGTCCTGGACCTCCTCCTGGAATAAAGAAGTCGAATGGTTCCG
This window encodes:
- a CDS encoding DUF4180 domain-containing protein; its protein translation is MKIEEIDTEKGSISFLTDNDYIIQDNDSFFDLLYSAKSDTIVIYSSHLSERFFDLKTGFAGEIFQKITNYQKRFIIIGDYSNISSKSFKDLIYESNKNGKVIFAETLEEAIRMLK
- a CDS encoding DUF1858 domain-containing protein, coding for MSEAVKPRFFKEMTVGEAIGLHPEAGLVFSSYHLGGCSHCSINELETIEQVCMGYGVEVDVLLDSLNNLLEDGE
- a CDS encoding 6-carboxytetrahydropterin synthase — its product is MFFQETGKFYIRIEERFESSHYLYKYFPDGSDEPIHGHSFKVEVYLSGQKNIGEDGISFDFLTSKRKLKELVAELDHILINDHVDFKKTNPTSENMARWFYHGLKNSVSEAKGKVDRIVIHEGPENLAYYEPK
- a CDS encoding acetoacetate--CoA ligase, with translation MNQTLWTPSPELIQNSRLTEFQNFAEQKIGKKFLNYSELHSWSAEFPEKFWGLIWEFAPVIHSKTYYEVIRPGNTFREAQFFPGAKLNFAQNLLRKKDDTIALFYRGESGAEKSQTYSELYKKVGALSAYFRSEGVVPGDRIAGLMPNVPDTVLAMLAATSIGAVWTSCSPDFGVKGVLDRFGQIKPKILITTDRYEFKGKSLPLAAIVQEISSQLPDLKKILVSEYPSLGSKDQKSVTDGFPKNAISLEESYKSFLGQEPEFYQTSFNHPVYIMYSSGTTGLPKCMVQGSGVFLNHWKELALHTDLREGDGIFYYTTCGWMMWNWLVSSLSIGATVHLFDGNPFYPDPGVLFRFVSDRKVKVFGVGAKYILSLEKEKYRPNVDLSSVKAVLSTGSPLPGYGFDYVYESWKKDLRLSSISGGTDLNGCFALGNPNLPVHSGELQSLGLGMAVKIFDDSGKPVQGQKGELVCTKPFPSMPLEFWNDPDGIKYLGAYFDTYPNIWRHGDFAEILPNGGMVVYGRSDATLNPGGVRIGTADLYSLLETISEIADSVVIGQEWKDDVRVILFLKMSPGVSLDPIFESKIKKEIKEKVSPRHVPSKIIQVADIPYTRNMKKVEIAVKKTVQGEVVTNQDALINPESLEYYKNIPQLQTD
- a CDS encoding RNA polymerase sigma factor, translated to MTEPELIRIIESSKETVLKSIRRHIMPGMASLIEDLVQDTYLRYYLKFKNKPSLEPQDANRWLYVAARNECRRAIRKWNREGIAYSKLQAEVKIFEKKEPQDLAAIEPDPDKRKWMESQINLLPSPYKETMILRLGGEKMESIAKKLDISEGTVKSRISRAKEWLSRFANSNRKGKEEK
- a CDS encoding Spy/CpxP family protein refolding chaperone, encoding MDFKKFKLLVLIYLILGSGNTLFAEPPPPPPPFGPEPFDFFIPGGGPGPKEREDKNFERFSKELSLTPEQIEKAKIAKDKRLIISRSMGEKLPALHESLRKLLESPKVDLVAVKSKLKEISDIQLELRFLHIQGRLEFESILNPEQKQKLNQLHKERLNRLKERRDFPPHHHGPPPPPGDRDCKNLSMNGQVLEARDQILIRDLSFGPDYK